In Solanum lycopersicum chromosome 3, SLM_r2.1, the genomic stretch taaaaggaTGAATCTTGCAACTCTTTGGATAGTTCAAAGATGTTATTCGTTCACTTATATAACACAAAGATGTACTTTAGGTTTAGATCATACTTGAAAGACGATTTtaaccaaaaactcattttttttaccTAACAAATAGAAAGTCCACTTCTAAAATCATCCACCATGCACCCCCCCTTTTTCAATAGTTGGGTCAAAGTGGTTTAAGTTTTACATGTTGTTCCAACATTCCAAGAGCCGAACTTAAGACTGATAATGCCATATACAGCGAGATAAAAAATTAACTTCGGGAACATTCGTTTTATTGTATATATCGACAATTCAATTTATTGGGAATAAATACTAGAACAAACTAATCATTCCATCTAAAGCAATGTACCAAATGTAACATAAAGAAGATTAAGACAGTATTTTATggtaatgaaaaataaaatcgaTAAAAATCCCTCCGCATCAATATTTTTAGCTTTGATATCACCAGACAAATAATAAAAGACATGAAGAACTTGAACATTTTTATGAGAAGTGAGGAACATCTCAGGAAAAACTGCTATTTGATGCAACCAAAGTATATCAAAATCTCTTCTTAGTCCAAAGACAATTATGCCGAAAAAACAACCAATATTGGCTGGAAAGCAAAGAAGAGAGGGATTATTTTCTACAAGCTAATCTGTGTAGGTAAATCTACCATGGTCAAAACTGCTCCTTAGTGTGCTACCATATCCACATTAGAGCTGAGCGTCAGAATCATGGCGCTATTTCAGCAACCAGTGCCCGATCCAAGATGTTGGAAAGAAGATACCTAATTAACCTGACTATGCTCCCTATGAAGAAGCATATTGTTGGTGTAACATATATTTGACAACTTCATAGAACGAAACCACAATTCCAACTGAAGGGCCAGCACGACCAACACGAGGACCTACTCCAGTAAACAGTCCCTTGAGCCCTCCATCCCTGTAATAGTCAGAGCATGATTTCATTCAGAATCTACTTAATGGCCagaaaaatagtgaacaaaaacACGCACATGCCACTCTGTTTAAGGAAAATTGTCCAACCCTATGAACTCACAAGACTCATCACAACCGAATGTGGATCTCTGGAGAAGTACTAAGTCCAACTGGTGGGGTGCATGGATTAATCAGGTTCAGCTTTTTTTGCAgtgaaaagaaaaactaaaagcATAAACAAAATGCTTTCTGACTTGGAGCATTCAGTgggagttttttatttttagcgaCTTTAGGCTTCTAGGCTAATTTTTTTGGTGCTTTTAAGCATTTTTTTGGAACTGAAAAAGTACCCAAAAAAGCCAAAAACCCGACTTATGACTTttaacttattaagtcacttaaAAGAAGCCAATCCAAACAACCCCTCTGCACAACAAACGATCTGCTGCCATAATAGCTTTTCCAATAGCATGTTCGGCAATATCATCATGGATTTAATATATGCAGCTTATATGTTATTTTGCACAGGAACAATTCAGTGGGCATATTCTCAAAGCTGTACCTCCAAATCTCAAGTAGAGTTTGCCTTGTCGTCATTGTCAACGCCCTGGCAGGGTCCATCtgtaataaagaaaaagagGTAGATAAGCAAACAATCGAATAGATGTGGAGAAACAAGTCAATTATCGTTATGGATCCTTGGTGCAAAACAAAAACAGCACTCTCAAATGTAAGCTTATTTCAGATACTAATCCCTTTAATTTTAAAGACAAATTGCAATCACCCGAGGGCAAAATAGTGTGCATGGTTGTAAAAAGAATTATATCGGTTATACTCTAGTGTAACAGAAGaaaggttaaaaaaaaaagagataaatgaCTACAACGACAGTTCACCAGAAGTTCAAGACGTCAATTATGAGACTTTCATCCCAAATGCGAACCTGGTATTGCATCCTACCATCCACTCACTTCCTAGATTTGAGGTCCATAATGAACACAGCACTAGGCTAAGGGTGCCAAAAGTGATAGATATAACTAAACAGACATTCAAACTGTGATGTCTATGACTATTCATTCCTGGATCAaagaagaaagataaaaaagaagagATAAATGACAACTACAACGACGGTTCACAAGAAGTTCAAGACGTCAATTATGAGACTTTCATCCCAAACGCGAACCCGGTGTACATCCTACCATCCACTCACTTCCTTGTTTTAAGGCTTATAATGAACACAGAACTAGGCTAAGGGAGCCGAAGTGATTGATATAACTAAGAAGACATTCAAACTGTGGGGTTTAAGGCTCATAATGAACACAGCACTAGGCTAAGGGAGCCAAAGTGATTGATATAACTAGGAAGACATTCAAACTGTGGGGTCTATGACTATTGATTCCTGGATCACTTCCTAATTTATATAACAGACAAGAACAATGTTGATTTTAATTGATTGAATGATGCTTGAGCCAAGTGGACAAATCTAAATATCAGTATTCCATATATGAGGATTTGGATGAAAAATAAACACCTCAATCTGTCTTCTAGTCTTAGCAACATCAAGGGGACATGTTGCAGCAGCAGCAATGCTTCCTGCAACAAAACCAGCAGAAAAGTTTGCACCTAGGACACCTACGGCATTAGCTTCATCTCCCAGCGGACAAAGGAGCCGCCTTCTTACCTGCAAATATGTGTGAGAATAATGCTTGAATCAAATGAAATTCATGAACGGATTAGAATCTAACAAAAATAGAATTGAATCATACTGGTTCAAGAGTTGACCAACAAATTGCAGAAAAAGGAACGTCGCGAGCAAGCTGTGCCCCAAGTCCAGACCAAAGTACACGATAACTTTGTACTGCAGCAGAAAATAATACGTCCACTTCAAAGAGATTGCGAGAGCATTCATATATAAAGAGTGAAAGTGAGACACAGATTTTAAGTAGAGAAACAAGGAGCTAGAATGAGAAGTAATGGACTTTTAAGAACTATATAAGCTATGTGAAGATTCAACTTTCTGAGGGACCATGCTTTGGAAAATATTCTCCTCTCTTACACAATTTAGGACATCACTCACAGCATCTCCATTGCGAAGCTTGGATTCACTTACACATGTTGTAATAGTGCTATTAGAAGACGAGCAAATGAACTGGCACAGAGACGAGAATTTAAAGATCACAACTGTTGAGCTTAAAGTTGGGACACAGAATTTTAGGAATATATTCCGATGGCacctttagttttctttttatgacatgggaaacccgcagccgttaccctttgggtgcgcacagggtaaaCCCCTGCTcttatgcaatagctcgcaaaccacattgGAGAGGTAGcccgcactaggcaagcctGGTTCGACGAGCTCGACCCAAAAAGCAAACCCCTTGCATTCGCTGGCAAGGAGTTTTGAatttgagacctccaacatggaagtctcAAGCTCAAACCACTGGACCACCCCGAagggtttatttattttttcggtATGTAATAAAACCTTTAACACTACTATGGAATCTGCAGCTACTCATTTTCACTAACAAACAGTATCTATAAACTCTTTCCTATAGCTAGAAAGCAGGACCAGGGAAAAAATTGACTTACAGCCAAAATTGGTACTAGTTGTGCTCCTGACATTGGCAATAACCTCAAACAAAGTCTTCCAGACTCCAGCAGGCTTCTTGTTCATATCCTTAAATGCCTGTAAACAGAAGCAACTCAGTGAAAGAGATAATCAGAACAATTGAAGGAGTGGATCACCCTTGTTTGTAGCAAGTAAAGAGCAACAGGAACGCCTTGAATGACACATACATAAcaaaatatgcaaaataaattatttatataccaTCCAGACCCTTTTCTCTCCAATAAATATGGTGGATAGAATAAACCTTGACAATAGGAGTTGTGAGATACCTGCATTCGTGTTCTGGCAAGTTCAATAGGATAGCAACTTGTGCAAGCTAAAGACCGTGCCAGAGAACCAGCTAATAAAGGGGCATATGGTGTCAAGCTTGGGGCATGTTGAGCTGTGAACTCCTCTAACTTGTTGCGAAAAATGTCATAGCAAGGCAAGTAAATTCCGACCTGCTCAAAAAGCATCAGCACAAAATTGTGATCAAAACATATAGCCTTTACTTACTTAAATACACAATAACAGAGTCATTGCCGAGTTCAAAGaaactaattataattaaatcaataGGCACATACTGTTGGTACAGCCAGAGCTAGACCAGCATTTGTACCTCTCCATAGCTTAGAAATACCCTCCTGTGAAAAGACACCAGCTAGAGTCAGAAAAACTTTAAAACAATCCAAACTGCAAGATGAAAATTCAGAAGATAAACATGAAAGAAACATGAAGACTTGAGCAATCAACACACTCGAGCATCTGGGAGAACATGAGAATAAACTTGCCAACCTGCCGAATAATTTTGTCGAAGACATCAAGTGCTCCTTTGTACTGGAAACAATCAGGTGGGCAGATTGATACTGTACCATGAACACCAGCTCGGGTACATGAAGGTGAACACCTCAGGTCTGCAAACATCTGAGTGAACAAATGAATAAATCAATACTATATTGCTCATTTCAATAGAAGAAAAGATCTATAAAATTCCACATTCTTCAAGAGATGAatacagatatatatatttgagaCGAGGGAAACAGTTCACCCAGGAAATACTGTATTTAAgacccttttttattttttatttttgaaaaaggcAACTTTATTACAAACAAAAGAATACACGGAGTATTCTAGTAATACTCATATCCAAAAGTTGCAAAAGAGAGAAAACTCCAATGTAGGTCGTTAGTAATCTAAAATACTAGGAATATCCTCTACATTTGAGGATATTCATGTttacacccaaaaaaaaaaggaaccaGACAATTCAGCTTCAAATTCTGCATAGAGAAGCtcttctttttaaaacatttcttATTCCCATCTCTGTTCCAGCTAGCTAGAACTTCTTTGATGTTCCCTGGCATAGTCCAACTGATGCCCCTTGAGTGGAAGAAATCTGCCACAGCTTCACTGTCTCTCTAAAATATAGAAAGAAAGGCTTATTGTCTTGACCTCACATTCACAAAACCAACACATGGAACAAATTTGCACACCTCTTTTCATGAAGTTGTGTTGAGTGAGTGCAGCCTGTTCAGCTAGCAACAAAGTGAAACATTGAATGGTATCTTGACTTCCCAAATCATCTTTCCGAGGCCGTCCACCTATATGAGTCCCAGGTCTTTGTGAGCTTCTATAAGCTGAGCCAACTGAATATCTGCCTTGCTTATCTAGATACCAAAATAGATTGTCCTCATCTTTGCACTGCCCAATAATGTTGAGCAGCTCAACTACTCTATTGACCTTTCCATCATTTAGATGTCTTCTAAACCTGAGATGAGATCCCACCCCTGATTATCTCATTTCTCTGATAGTAGCCTCTTTTGAAGGCTTGGGTTGAGCAAAAAGAGGGAACCTATTTCTCAACGTCACCTGATCCACCCATCTGTCTTCCCAGAACAGCGTCCTTCCACCATTCCCTACCTTGGTTTTGCATTTGTTAAAAACTTTGGCCCATAGATTTCTGATGAATCTCCATAGGCTAGACCCATAAGGTTGTGTGGGCAAGCTGGTAATCCACAAACTCTCCATTCCAAACCTAGTCTTTATGGTTTCCTTACAGAGAGCTTGTTCTTGTGAGTCAAATCTCCATAGCCACTTCACGAGTAAGCTTTGATTCTGGATTTCAGATTCCCAATCCGTAAATCTCCTTCCTTTTTGCTGAGAATAACTTGGTCTATGTACTTCTATTTTATGTTGATGCCCGAGTTAACTTACGTGAATCTCGACTAATCTACGGGGTATATACTACTAGCACATGCACAGAGTAACTACTTCCCACTAAGTAGGCAAATTGGAAGAATTAAGCTAATAATGTCTCATCGGATTTGAAACTTGATTCCTATGATATTACTTCTAACTCTTCCATCACTAGGCCACACCCTTGGAAGTTTTTACACCCTTTATTAATGACAAAAGATCTATGCTAATAACTTTACCATCTTGAAAATACAGTTTACGGctcataataaaatcatgttttacATTTTGTCTCCAACTAAGAAAGGAAGTTGCTTTCACCTCTGCTTATACCATAAAGGTGGTTGAAATCAGCCAAGAACAGATAATATTTATACCTGCAGAATCACCTCAAACTTGCTGAACGTGCCCACTATGAAGGAAGGCTATTCATACTCCTGCTATATCTAGAAATTCTAAGGATGAATAATTCACATCTTTAAAACATTCTATCAATTTATCTTTCTCACTATACAAAGTTTACGTGCTATATTTGTTTCTTGTGCAGTCGCAACTGTTTTTCCAAATTTACACTTTAAACTAATAATagcatcaaattgatttttatcaaaaattaaacaaataacacTGTCAACTTTGATTTTACTTCAATGATTATGTAAAACATGCTCTAATTCCACTCCCACTCCAGGTCTGGTGTCTTGGACACTACTCACAAGTAATCAAGCAGGCAGGCACATGTAGTACTTTAAACAAACCACTTTATGCAAATGCAATAAAACAAGGTGTAAACCACTAAGAAACATTAGGAATAAGAGTGGAGCATTAGCCGTAATTTGTTCTGCAAGTCCATCCTTCCAACAATAATCAGAACCACTAAAAATTAATCAGGTTAAACAGGCAATAAGTAGATAAATGCATCCAGCATTTCTTGTGGCAGCACCAATGCAAAGAGTTTTATGACACAATTAAGTATTGTCATAGCTTATTGATCTATCTTCCACTTGAAAATCCAAAACTTAGCAAGCCATTCAAGTTGATCAGACAACTTTTTTCTATTTAGAAGTTCAACAAAGACAACACCAATACACTAGTGAATGTCCTCTTTTCTTAACTACCTCATTTTAACATAACGATTAACAAGAAAGCATATAGATTTTGCATGTCTTTCCACAATAGTTCTGGGTTATGCTCAAAACTTAGCAAGCCATTCAAGTTCACCAGACaacattttttctataaaaaagcTCAACAAAGATGCCACCAACACACAATTCAATACCCTCTTTTCTTAACAACCTCATTTTAACATGAGGACTAACACGAAAGCATATTGATTTTGCCTGCCTTCCCACAATAGGTTTTGAGTTATGCTTAATACCATAGTACTCTATGTATGAAATAGGAAAAGAACTTCAACGGGAAGAAACGAACATATCTACATTCAAGGATCAAGGAAGACAAATTAAAGTAAGACACAAAAAGTTGTTTCCACATAAAAAAGAACACTTCAAAGCAAGTAATACCATATTTGGCCCAAAAACTGCCATGCGGCTAGTCATGTTACTCATTGGATGTGAATAAGCAACTCCAGCTGCCTGTGCTTGCAATCTGGTCTGTAAATTAGTGCAGAAACAGAAATTAGTCAGCTTATCAATTATATTGTATGCATGTAACATTCCTGTATCTGAAATTCAACGGAAGTATCAAAACTTCTGGATACAACTGAAATGAACATCAAATGATAAGTAAAGGTGAACAAAATAATCGGGTAATTGTCCATATTTAGCATAAGTACCTTGACAACATCAAGTGGATTAACAAGGACTGCAGAGAGAAATGCTGCACCAGCTGCTGAGACCGCTCGTTCAGGAAAGCCCAACGGGATATCCGAGGAGGGGTTGGTACCCTGAGGTGGAGGCTGCTGCGGATGTAAGGGTTCTACCCCATCAGTGATAACTACTGATTGAGACATCAAGCAAACATCATTATCAACATTCAATACTCTATCCGACTGCTCGGCAGTGTCTATCCATGAATTTTCTCCTTGCTTCAATTCATCCACCATTTTCTCTCTCAACCTATGGATCAACCTGACGTGAATTATAGCCAGAAACAAACGAAATGAATATCTCCGACCTTTCTACTCTAACTTAATATGCTTCTACAACAAAAGGAGGCCAAACTAATAgcaaaaaaattggaaaaaaacaAAGCTAAAAGAGAAATTAGGGCCAGAATGTCAACATAGATGAAAAACATCCAACCAAACCCATACAAGCAAAACCATAGAATATGTTCCTTTCAAGAAAAAGTTGACAACAACAACACCTCAATATCATATTAGAATAAGTCGATTATATGAATCCTCAATATCAATTTCTCCATTAAAATACTCAATATTTCTTccaaataaagggaaaaaaactTATATCCCCTCAGCGCCTCAAcccaaaaacaaaatgaagaaaaaaaccaAAATCCATGAACTGGGTTTTCAAGATATTCATAGTAAACAGCAATCAAcgaaaaaatacacaaaaaaaaaaccgcAGAGAAATCAAAGGTTTAACCAGAAAATCGATATACAGTAGGGGAATCATTACTCGacgagaaaaataaagaaaaaaatcaaaaaaaaaacctGTTGATCCGAGCTTTGATTCAGCAACAGTGATGAAGGAgtaaaaatcaaaatgataattattattattattttggagAAAGGAGTTCCCTAGTTCCTTGGAGAAGAGGAAAACCAAAATTGCCACGCCTCGCGGGGCAGTAAAGGCCAGAGAATTCTCTAGAAATTAGGGCTTGTTTGGCACGCCTAAATATTAGcgcctttgtttttttttttctttctactcctgcaatatttgatttaaaatatgtggaaaaggaaatttgatttaaatatgGAAATTAGTTTAATAGATAtttcttgcttttttttttatatatatatatatatatatatttgtaacatTCAATGAACCAACATGAAACAGgaaatttgatttaaatatcGAAAAGAccgaaataaaattaaaaaaaaaaaaaaagctgtCTAGAAGTACGACTTGTATATCTGAAGACCGCATATAGGactttctattttaaaaaaaaaaaaagaaaaaggaaaaacttgatttttgagcaaaaaataaaatggaaattaGAAAATAAACCAAACACCacataaatttgtccaaaataTTGACTATTGTGAATTGCCCATTGGTTCTCCAATTTCAAATACATAGTCAAATTATGTATAGCAACAATACACCATCCATTTGAGAAGGATAAAGGGTAAGTGtacttatttctattttatatataaaaaaaatcagttttcGTTAATTCtcaatttacattttaaaaaatgggCAAATAACAGAAATTAcaaacttttaagaaaaaatttatcacttattctttataagtttataattacagatATATcttgatacaataatataaccactgatacattaatttgaagGGCGAGATACATTAGTCGTTAAGTAATATGCGTTACATTTTATACCGGCGTAACCCATCAGTAGCCCCCTAAAGTAGGCACAATATTTCAGTTAGATAACTGAGCGTTGTTTATTTTAAACACTTCATGTAAGATTTCgttgtgtcattttgacaccATTTTTATTATCAGCAACAACGTATAATGTGTGTGAATTACGCTCGTCGATGACGTGTAAAACAACCAATTAAATGACAACATTTGTCATTTgtgttcaaaaataatttttaattaattgatattgagtaaaaataaaaactgaCCAACAAATTAATGACACCTGATATTTTttcccaaataaaatttaaaaaaataattaagccAATTAAAAGAAGCTCTCCACCCCACCGATGACCCGTCTTCTCCAAAGCCCCCCACCCTGATCGTCTTCTCCAAagccccccacccccacccccccctCCTCGATAGTCTTCTCCAGACCCAAAAACCCCGATCACCTTCTTCAAATACACTTCCATCCTACTCGCGATAACCTgctccaaaatccaaaaaacaaacaaatccCCTTTCTCATTTAAATTTCTGTTTTGGGGTCAGCAATATAGCCCTTGGCTCCCCTGCTGTGCTTTCTCCAAATTCCTTTTCCGTTTTGTAGAAATTATCCCTACCCACGTCTTCATGTTGCGCTTCTTTGAATTTACTCACtgtaaattatcaaaataagcTTTTATTaatctttcttaaatttcattttgtcataaatattcaatttttcatgaaagaatTTTACGATTGAGTTTATtcttacattttaaaaatattttccttcatttttgTTGGAAAATCTTCATTCACGGGAAATTTAATTTGATCAAAATGGTGGctaaaaatggagaagaagattgaaaaaataattgaaaattgacaaaataacTCGTTCACGCGCCTATCAATGAGTGTGTCACACTCATCATGTCATATAAGCAAAAGTGTTCAAATGACATAGCAAAATTCTATATTAGGTGTCTATAACGAACATCTCTCagttaaggtgtctaaatgaaatatCGTGTCAACTTTAGGAGGTCACCGATGGGTTAGATCTTTTGTACATGATATACTAATCTGATGCACGAGATACATTGATCTGATGCgcaagatacattaatttgatgcgttGGTACATTGATCTGATGCgcaaaaatgaggattttgagaAAACTAATAGGAGATTATGGTAATAGGAGAACTTAAAGGTGgatttctgtcatttttcttaaaaagaaattgtcaaTCAGTTTTTAGGGGATGTGTGCTTATATGAGAGcaatataaacaataaaattacatGAAATTGATTGTATTACTCAATAAACTGGGGGAGAATACCAAGTACAACACAATAACGCAATAATTAGAGCACGAAAAAATATCAATGATAATCAGAgttgaagataaaaaaaactacGAGATTAATGTTAATACTACTGGTAAGAAGAAAGGTTCAAGTATGAACGTCAAACCTATCTAGAAAGGAAAGCAAGAGAATGTTCAACTGTCAACTAAATTTTTGTCATAATTTGTGACTTCCAACCGTATTCTTATTTAAGGTCATGCCATCGGCTAGATATGTTATGTCTCGTATAATCATTCCAATACTTTTTGACTTGCCTCAACCTATCTTAATGCATGCCACTATATATCGATTGCTTACTACACTTTTCCTATTCATATGTCCAACTCATCTTGTCTAGCACGGAGTCTACTTGTACCTTGTCTCGGATATCTCCATTATTAATTTCATCTCTCTTTGTATACCCAAACATCTACCTCAACATTCTCGTCTTTGCAACTTTCGTATTCCAAACATGAGAGATCTTAACTGGCCAACAATATGCCCCATAAGGCCATACAAATATAGTCAGACAAACCATCACTTTTGTAGAACTTACCTTTAAGTTTTCGTTGTACCTTCTTATCATGACAAGACTTCATAGGCAAGCAATTCAACTCATATGATGTGTGACATTATCGTTGATTTATCCATTAACATGAATTAAAGACCTTGGGTACTTAAAACATCGTATTTCATCGGGATGACATGTTCATCAAGTCTCACTTCCACACAGACCTCGTGTGTGATATCGCTAAACTCACACTCCAATTATTCAATTTTGATGATGCTCAATCCAAGCCCTTTAATTAGACTTCAGTATTTTTCTTCAAACCTCTAGTCTAGTGATAACTGTATCGTGTGTCTCATCAATCACTATTATATCATACGTGAATATCATACACTATAATCTCACTTTGAATATGATACTTTCGTAAGAAATAAATAGGCTAATGGTCGACGTCTATTGTAACCCATTATGACTAGAAAGTGCTCTAAGTTTTCTCCCCCCATTCTCATACTGGTCTTGACTCCAACATATATACACCTTTAGCCTTTAAGCATCTTTTAAAACCTATCTTGAAATTTTGTCATATGTTTTTTTCTAGATCAATGAACACTGTAATATGTaaatctttcttcttttccttaAACTACTCCACATGTTGGATGAGTTTTCTGGTAGATCGCTTCACGTAATCTGAACTGGTTCTTGATAATAGACACCCTCTTCACACTGGGGCCaacttgatgaaaaaataattttttttccatcgCATCATTAAAGGTGTAGGTTTCAAGATCAAGTCTAGAGTTCGAGTCAAATCGACCTTCCCTCTCATTTCAGGGTGAGGCAATGGACCCCTGGCCTCTGATGTCCACGGAAAGAACACGACGGGCTCAATAATTTGATATTTCTTTAATTGTTGcaattttaatatcatttttatttttgcacaACAAATTTATTGTACTCGTCTTTACTCTTCAGTCATGTTCATTatgctaa encodes the following:
- the LOC101253663 gene encoding mitochondrial carrier protein MTM1, giving the protein MVDELKQGENSWIDTAEQSDRVLNVDNDVCLMSQSVVITDGVEPLHPQQPPPQGTNPSSDIPLGFPERAVSAAGAAFLSAVLVNPLDVVKTRLQAQAAGVAYSHPMSNMTSRMAVFGPNMMFADLRCSPSCTRAGVHGTVSICPPDCFQYKGALDVFDKIIRQEGISKLWRGTNAGLALAVPTVGIYLPCYDIFRNKLEEFTAQHAPSLTPYAPLLAGSLARSLACTSCYPIELARTRMQAFKDMNKKPAGVWKTLFEVIANVRSTTSTNFGLQSYRVLWSGLGAQLARDVPFSAICWSTLEPVRRRLLCPLGDEANAVGVLGANFSAGFVAGSIAAAATCPLDVAKTRRQIEMDPARALTMTTRQTLLEIWRDGGLKGLFTGVGPRVGRAGPSVGIVVSFYEVVKYMLHQQYASS